The Dama dama isolate Ldn47 chromosome 23, ASM3311817v1, whole genome shotgun sequence genome contains a region encoding:
- the PRND gene encoding prion-like protein doppel, which yields MRKHLGGCWLAIVCVLLFSQLSSVKARGIKHRIKWNRKALPSTSQVTEAHTAEIRPGAFIKQGRKLDINFGVEGNRYYEANYWQFPDGIHYNGCSEANVTKEKFVTSCINATQAANQEELSREKQDNKLYQRVLWQLIRELCSIKHCDFWLERGAGLRVTLDQPMMLCLLVFIWFIVK from the coding sequence ATGAGGAAACATCTGGGTGGATGCTGGTTGGCCATTGTCTGTGTCCTGCTCTTTAGCCAACTCTCCTCAGTCAAGGCAAGAGGCATAAAGCACAGAATCAAGTGGAACCGGAAGGCCTTACCAAGTACCTCCCAGGTCACCGAGGCCCACACTGCAGAAATCCGTCCAGGGGCGTTCATCAAGCAAGGCCGAAAGCTGGATATCAACTTCGGAGTGGAGGGCAATAGGTACTATGAGGCCAACTATTGGCAGTTTCCTGATGGTATCCATTACAACGGCTGCTCCGAGGCCAATGTCACCAAGGAAAAATTTGTCACCAGCTGCATTAATGCCACCCAGGCGGCAAATCAAGAGGAACTGTCCCGTGAGAAACAAGACAACAAGCTTTACCAGCGGGTCCTGTGGCAGCTGATCAGGGAGCTCTGCTCCATCAAGCACTGTGACTTTTGGTTGGAAAGGGGAGCAGGACTTCGGGTCACTCTGGACCAGCCCATGATGCTCTGCTTGCTGGTTTTCATTTGGTTTATTGTGAAATAA